A stretch of the Macaca thibetana thibetana isolate TM-01 chromosome X, ASM2454274v1, whole genome shotgun sequence genome encodes the following:
- the LOC126945517 gene encoding cancer/testis antigen 1-like, with product MRAAGQGTGGAAGDADGPGGPGVPGGPGEAGAAGDGGPQGAGAARASGPGGGAPRVPRGSAASAQNGSCQCGARGAERRLVQLYITMPFSSPMEAELVRRVLSPDATPLPRPGAVLKDFTVSGNLLFIRLTAADHRQLQLSISSCLQQLSLLMWIVQCFLPMFLALLHSGQRR from the exons ATGCGGGCCGCAGGCCAGGGCACAGGGGGTGCGGCGGGCGATGCTGATGGCCCAGGAGGCCCTGGCGTTCCTGGCGGCCCAGGAGAGGCGGGTGCTGCGGGCGACGGAGGTCCCCAGGGTGCAGGGGCAGCAAGGGCCTCGGGGCCGGGAGGAGGCGCCCCACGGGTGCCGCGTGGCAGTGCTGCTTCTGCACAGAATGGAAGCTGCCAGTGCGGGGCCAGGGGGGCGGAAAGACGCCTGGTTCAGTTGT ACATCACGATGCCTTTCTCATCGCCCATGGAAGCGGAGCTGGTCCGCAGGGTCCTGTCCCCGGATGCCACACCGCTCCCCCGACCAGGGGCGGTTCTGAAGGACTTCACCGTGTCCGGCAACCTACTGTTTAT CCGACTGACTGCTGCAGACCACCGCCAACTCCAGCTCTCCATCAGCTCCTGTCTCCAGCAGCTTTCCCTGTTGATGTGGATCGTGCAGTGCTTTCTGCCTATGTTTTTGGCTCTGCTTCACTCAGGACAGAGGCGCTAA